One window of Stenotrophomonas indicatrix genomic DNA carries:
- the rapZ gene encoding RNase adapter RapZ, which produces MSTVSPTAPTLIIVSGLSGSGKSVALKTFEDQDYYCSDNLPIQLLPDFVRNVLSHHDGATSRRLAVGIDVRGQSDLTQLSSWRQLATDAGVDAKVLFFEANDETVLKRYADTRRRHPLSQLGLSLPEAIARERELIAPLRREADAVIDTSALNVHQLRRRIITEFAMGHATRLSLLFESFAYKRGVPAEADFVFDARVLPNPHWDPELRALSGREPGVRDYLEAQPDVQRYLAQLMDFLDTWLPKLGDGTRSYVTVAFGCTGGKHRSVFLAERLARHAREMGWEDVATYHREQD; this is translated from the coding sequence ATGAGCACCGTCAGTCCCACCGCCCCGACCCTGATCATCGTCAGCGGCCTGTCCGGCTCGGGTAAATCCGTCGCCCTGAAGACCTTCGAGGACCAGGACTACTACTGCTCGGACAACCTGCCGATCCAGCTGCTGCCGGATTTCGTGCGCAATGTGCTGAGCCACCACGACGGCGCGACATCGCGCCGGTTGGCGGTGGGCATTGATGTACGTGGGCAAAGCGACCTGACCCAGTTGTCCAGCTGGCGGCAGCTGGCTACCGATGCCGGAGTGGACGCCAAGGTGCTGTTTTTCGAGGCCAACGACGAAACGGTGCTCAAGCGCTATGCCGACACCCGTCGCCGGCACCCGCTGAGCCAGCTGGGCCTGTCGTTGCCGGAAGCGATCGCCCGCGAGCGCGAACTGATCGCGCCGCTGCGCCGCGAAGCCGATGCGGTGATCGATACCAGTGCGTTGAACGTGCATCAGCTGCGGCGCCGGATCATCACCGAATTCGCGATGGGCCATGCCACCCGCCTGTCGCTGCTGTTCGAATCATTCGCCTACAAGCGCGGCGTGCCGGCCGAGGCCGACTTCGTGTTCGACGCGCGCGTGCTGCCCAATCCGCACTGGGATCCGGAACTGCGCGCGCTGAGCGGTCGCGAACCCGGCGTGCGCGACTACCTGGAAGCGCAGCCGGATGTGCAGCGCTACCTGGCGCAGCTGATGGATTTCCTGGATACCTGGCTGCCCAAGCTGGGCGATGGCACCCGCAGCTATGTGACGGTGGCCTTCGGCTGTACCGGTGGCAAGCACCGCTCGGTGTTCCTGGCCGAACGACTGGCCCGCCATGCGCGTGAGATGGGCTGGGAAGACGTGGCGACGTACCACCGCGAGCAGGATTGA